The genomic DNA CAAAATAGGCAACTTTTTCTTTTTGGTAGGTTTCAAACATAAGGTCTGTAGCCTTATCTTCATAAGCTGTTCCTGTTTTAGGTGCACCCATTTCTAAAATTACACTTCTAATTACTTTAGAGAGTTCTATATTATCTGTGGACTTTATTTCTCTTATAATAAAATTTTCGCTTGTCATTTATTACCGTATTTTTGCAGGAGCAAGTTACCTAAATTTTAATTTTTTTTGATGAAAAACACATTATTTTTTTCGGTTTTAGTTTTATTAATATCGAGTTGTTCTGTTCAAAAAGAGCCTATTTTTATTAAGGTAGATAATGTGAAGGTACTAAGTTTTGAATCTGATACGATAAAGTTAAAAGCAGATGCTTTTTTTGAAAACCCGAATGATGTTGGTGGTAAAATTACTACAGATGACATAAAAATACTAGTAAATGGGGCAGAAGTAGCACAAGTTTTTTCAGATGAATTTAAAGTGCCTGCAAGAAATGAATTTTCGATTCCTTTAATTGCGTACATTCCCACAAAAAACATTTTAAATTCAAATAAAAAAGGAGCTTTAGGAAGTTTGCTAAATTCTTTGATTACCAATAAAGTAAAAATTCAAATTAAGGGGAATTTAGAATATATTGTTTTTGGTTTTAAAAGAGATTTTTTAATTGATAAAACACAGGAAATAAAATTTAAAATTTAAGATATCAATAACGAATTTTACATAAAACGTTGCTTGCAGATTGCTAAAAACGGATTAGGAACAACGCGTCCGAATCCTTCGGTTGGCGCTGTTATTGTGCATCAAAATAAAATTATAGGAGAAGGTTTTACGTCGCCTTTTGGTGGGAATCATGCAGAGGTAAATGCAATTAATTCTGTAAAAAATAAAGCGCTATTAAAAAAAGCAACTATTTACGTTACACTAGAGCCTTGTAGTCACTTTGGTAAAACACCACCTTGTGCAGATTTAATTGTAAAACACCAATTAAAACAAGTGGTAATTGGTTGTCTAGATTCTAATAGTTTGGTTGCTGGTAAAGGAATTGAACGTTTAATAAAGGCAAAAATTCAAGTAGTAGTTGGTGTTTTAGAAGATGAATGCAGAACACATCACAAACGTTTTTTTACGGTTCAAGAAAAAAAGCGTCCGTATATAATTTTAAAATGGGCAGAAACCAAAGACGGATTTGTTGCACCAAAATCAAAAAATGAAAACAAACCTGTTTTTATCTCTAACAAATATTCGCAACAACTAGTACATAAATTACGAAGCAAAGAGCATGCGATTTTAGTAGGCACACATACTGTTTTGGTAGATAATCCTAAATTGAATGTTCGAAGTTGGTTTGGAGAAAACCCTATTAGAATTGCTTTAGATCGTACTTTACGAATTCCTAAAAATGCAAATATTTTAGACGGAACTGTAAAGACAATTGTTTTAACAGATAAAAAAAATAAGAATAAAGAATCAAGAGAAAATTTAATTTTTGAAGAAATTGATTTTTCTAAAAAAGTTGCGTCACAAATTTGTTCAGTTCTTTATAAAAATAATATTCAATCTTTAATTGTAGAAGGAGGTACACAAACATTACAAACTTTTATTGATGAAAATTTATGGGATGAAGCCCTAGTTTTTGTAGGAGAAAATAATTTTAGAGACGGAACAAAGTCTCCAAAAATTAAAAAGAAATTTACGCAAGAAAACATCGAGAATGATGTTTTAAAAACATACAAAAATGATTAAAAACATTGTTTTCGATTTTGGAGATATTTTTATCAACTTAGACAAAAAACGATTTGCAGAAGAATTGCAGAAATTAGGTGTTTTTCAAGAGTCTGAAGAAATGCTACCTATTTTACATGAATATGAAAAAGGACTGGTTTCTACAAAAGATTTTATAATTTTTTTTGAAGGTAAACTAAATATTCCTTCAGAAAAATTAATAGCAGCATGGAATTCTATTTTGTTAGATTTTCCAGAAAAACGTTTAAAATTTATTCAAGACTTAGCAGAAAGTAAAAAATACCGACTTTTTTTATTAAGTAATACGAATGATTTGCACATTTCTTGGATAAAAAACGATTGGGGAATGGAGCTGTTTGATGCTTTTAAAGTCTGTTTCGAGCAGTTTTATTTGTCACATGAGGTGAATTTTAGAAAACCAAACAACAATATTTATGAATTTGTTTTAAAAAGCAATAACTTAATTGCAGAAGAAACACTTTTTATAGACGATACAAAAGAAAATACAGAAGCTGCTAAGTCTTTAGGAATTCAGGTTTGGCATTTAATACCTGGAAAAGATGATGTTTTAGAACTGTTTACTAAAAACCAACTATAATTTGATTTTCCTTCTTTTAAGTATACTGTTTTCTACAGGTTTATTT from Polaribacter sp. ALD11 includes the following:
- a CDS encoding HAD-IA family hydrolase, with protein sequence MIKNIVFDFGDIFINLDKKRFAEELQKLGVFQESEEMLPILHEYEKGLVSTKDFIIFFEGKLNIPSEKLIAAWNSILLDFPEKRLKFIQDLAESKKYRLFLLSNTNDLHISWIKNDWGMELFDAFKVCFEQFYLSHEVNFRKPNNNIYEFVLKSNNLIAEETLFIDDTKENTEAAKSLGIQVWHLIPGKDDVLELFTKNQL
- the ribD gene encoding bifunctional diaminohydroxyphosphoribosylaminopyrimidine deaminase/5-amino-6-(5-phosphoribosylamino)uracil reductase RibD, encoding MKRCLQIAKNGLGTTRPNPSVGAVIVHQNKIIGEGFTSPFGGNHAEVNAINSVKNKALLKKATIYVTLEPCSHFGKTPPCADLIVKHQLKQVVIGCLDSNSLVAGKGIERLIKAKIQVVVGVLEDECRTHHKRFFTVQEKKRPYIILKWAETKDGFVAPKSKNENKPVFISNKYSQQLVHKLRSKEHAILVGTHTVLVDNPKLNVRSWFGENPIRIALDRTLRIPKNANILDGTVKTIVLTDKKNKNKESRENLIFEEIDFSKKVASQICSVLYKNNIQSLIVEGGTQTLQTFIDENLWDEALVFVGENNFRDGTKSPKIKKKFTQENIENDVLKTYKND
- a CDS encoding LEA type 2 family protein, coding for MKNTLFFSVLVLLISSCSVQKEPIFIKVDNVKVLSFESDTIKLKADAFFENPNDVGGKITTDDIKILVNGAEVAQVFSDEFKVPARNEFSIPLIAYIPTKNILNSNKKGALGSLLNSLITNKVKIQIKGNLEYIVFGFKRDFLIDKTQEIKFKI